The proteins below are encoded in one region of Pontibacter deserti:
- the sov gene encoding T9SS outer membrane translocon Sov/SprA has translation MIWKSKQNTLFVTAVVTIAMLAWWSQAEALRAPVWYKYGNIKSLLLQDTIKKDTSYIPSRRPTFIPSDRRGNPFSDRKYTSPLLLGQPSNIKLDVEYDDSLELYNINETIGDSIQYRPPSSMTLKQFSELQQRQAIRDYWRTKSGGLDGEDLTSSRRLVPKIYISPIFDRIFGGNYVDIQPNGNISLKFGARFNRNQNPTIPLRQQRTGDFEFDQNISLNLVGKVGEKLAINFNWDNNANFDFENNMKLDYTGYEEEIIRKVEAGNVSLPLNNSLITGAQNLFGIKTQLQFGRLGVTAIASNVRGRNDEVIIQNGAQNQPFEIRIDQYDKDRHYFLSQFFRGRYDRSLANLPLVNSGIVIRRLELYVTNNNRATENLRNMVAYMDLGEPDPFRDQFERITTAPASNAANTLYSLIATNPSARDNAQVDAYLRSQGLQKGVDFEHVRARKLDPREYNFNPQLGYISLNTALLPDQVLGVAFEYTFNGKTYKVGELLEDYQNLQDEQVIHMKLLKATNPSLEYPTWDLMMKNVYSLDATQVNRENFQLRVVYKDDQTGVDISALTEQSPIQGVPLVEVFNLDNVNTNNDKPNDGNFDFLQGITIDPETGRIYFPQVEPFGDYLRQQLQGDPELAEKYVFEELYNQTQTDAQQNNAKAKFFLTGRLQATSADEIVLPGFRIAEGSVAVYSGGTRLTEGTDYQVFYDLGRIKILNPSYISSASDLRVTYEKAELLNIQPRALLGARFDYRLTDDINLGATVLHLSEQPYINRVSIGDEPSNNTIYGLDINLQKESRFLTRMTDALPLLQTKAPSSITFSGEFAQLIPAATESPANEDGTSYIDDFEGSETPYSLGGFSNNGWRLASTPAPLIPGEGLAYSYNRAKLAWYTIDQIFYRDADGLKPDNITDEELKNHYVRGVPRTEIFPGRDPEVSNTFEYTFDLAYYPRERGQYNYNPSLTSQGLLSGDPKENWGGVSREITFDTDFDNANIEYIEFWMMDPFLTGQYGRKDAQGNPIQNNTGGELVFNLGSISEDLLRDNQYAFENGLPTEANSLQNINETIWGRITTQQFLTDAFTGIPGGRQFQDVGLDGLNDAAEADFFRASFLNQIPGTPPQTIVDDPSGDNFLHHLDPIYDQQNAGVLARYKNFNGMDGNSPENSQFANYAFPDKEDLNRDNVINDVEQYYEYKINLQPGQLNVGQNYVVDQVTQTINGDQVSWYQFRIPVRQPTGNVGNISGFKSIRFMRMYMTQFQDPVVLRMVQFQFVANQWRAFQQPITEGRPCLTCTDDARTFTISTVNIEENSQNVEGNIPYVVPPGIERLRDYASTNNRRQNEQSLQLCVEDLKDSFSKAVYKNLSIDMLIYKRLKMFIHAQTQDPNTQSGDAQAFVRIGTDFTQNYYEYVVPLTITPQGSTSPNEIWPQENMIDIALEELVNAKVARNRIAGYNKTIPYEVQLGNGKIIRVVGNPDFSEVQGVMIGMRNPTQEGTDARPHSLCMWVDELRVTDFKNSTGWAANARLNTKLADFANVTATGAYTTVGFGGLQQKLAQRARENTALFDVSANVVADKFLPEKTGIKIPLSVQYGTLNSEPQFDPLDKDVPLEQSLSRFDSKEARDEYRKEVTTRETRKSFSLLNVRKERTNPNDKIRPYDIENISLSYAYAERLFTDIETDRDFTKTYTGGIAYTYTNPTTRNYAPFEKRQGLNSPYLRLIKDLNFTPLPSSFAFRADLDRRYNETFLQRRDPVTGLTTTRGIEPTFQKYFYFNRIYDMKWDITKSLSLDYTATNRAIVDEPDDRINNEIDSLKYKNEIIWENLRRGGRNTNFNQLIALNYKLPLDKFPLIDWIGAETRYAATYIWTAGSTALNNDDDFRLGNTAENNKEFTVNGRLDLVKLYNKVKFLKNANNPGAPVPVRAANDTTARSGSDNKVVNSVARFLMMARSVNFTYLQNKGTMLPGYLPSTKFFGLENGFDAPGLPFILGKQYDLDELYNRAERNGWYTDSSQYLNTPLSAILTESFTARANLEPFRAFNIQIDVTRNKSEIDEVFYRKEFDDFGNLSDEAQRQNPITTGAFSTSFMALGTLFESGEAGVSEAFENYIRYRYNIREKLANANPAAGTEGYTLNSQDVLMNAFLFAYQGREVNGYKAESKNPFSRLPIPNWRVDYNGLSNLPFFQQWFSQVNLTHAYNSTYNITNFTTSLAYETEPNGFPTQINEFGQVIPYYIVTQLTVSERLAPLLGVNFRTKTNLTGRLEYKVERNLSLNLTNAQITETNVKDYVIGLGYATTNFRIPIRIGGERKVLENELNMRLDFSVRDNQTVQRAIARDDQGNETSQNQITNGTRQLQLRPTIDYLISERVNIQFYVLRTVSDPKISTSFRNSVTEGGIQLRVSLQ, from the coding sequence TTGATCTGGAAAAGTAAACAGAACACGCTGTTTGTTACAGCGGTTGTTACTATAGCTATGCTGGCTTGGTGGTCGCAGGCAGAAGCTCTGCGCGCGCCTGTCTGGTATAAGTATGGCAACATTAAAAGTTTATTATTACAGGATACAATCAAAAAGGATACTAGTTACATCCCAAGCCGCAGGCCAACTTTTATACCTTCCGACAGGCGCGGAAACCCATTCAGCGACCGTAAGTATACTTCTCCCCTATTGCTTGGCCAACCAAGTAACATTAAACTGGATGTTGAATACGACGACAGCCTCGAGTTATACAACATCAACGAAACTATAGGCGACAGTATACAGTACCGTCCGCCTTCCTCCATGACATTAAAGCAATTCTCTGAACTGCAGCAACGCCAGGCAATCCGGGATTACTGGCGTACAAAATCCGGAGGTTTAGATGGCGAAGACCTGACCAGCAGCCGCAGGTTGGTTCCTAAAATATACATCAGCCCTATCTTCGACCGTATTTTTGGCGGTAACTATGTTGATATACAACCGAATGGTAATATATCGCTGAAGTTTGGCGCACGCTTTAACCGTAATCAGAACCCCACTATACCGCTCCGCCAGCAACGTACCGGCGATTTTGAATTCGACCAGAACATTTCGCTGAACCTGGTAGGTAAAGTAGGTGAGAAATTAGCCATTAACTTTAACTGGGATAACAACGCCAATTTCGACTTCGAGAACAACATGAAGCTGGATTATACCGGCTACGAAGAAGAGATCATCAGAAAAGTAGAAGCAGGTAACGTAAGTCTGCCACTTAACAACTCCCTGATTACTGGTGCCCAGAACCTGTTTGGTATAAAAACACAGCTGCAGTTTGGCAGGCTAGGTGTAACAGCTATTGCCTCCAACGTACGTGGCCGTAACGATGAAGTCATTATTCAGAACGGAGCTCAGAACCAGCCATTTGAGATCCGGATCGACCAATACGACAAAGACCGCCACTACTTTCTATCCCAGTTCTTCCGGGGCCGCTACGACCGGTCTCTGGCTAATCTGCCATTGGTTAACTCGGGTATAGTTATCCGCAGATTAGAGCTTTATGTAACTAATAACAACCGCGCCACCGAGAACCTGCGCAACATGGTAGCTTACATGGATCTTGGTGAACCAGACCCATTCCGCGACCAGTTTGAAAGAATAACTACAGCACCGGCCAGTAATGCTGCCAATACACTTTATAGTTTAATAGCTACCAACCCTTCCGCCCGCGACAATGCGCAGGTAGATGCATACCTGCGTAGCCAGGGCTTGCAGAAAGGTGTGGACTTTGAACATGTGCGTGCACGCAAACTCGATCCAAGAGAATATAATTTTAACCCGCAACTAGGCTATATTTCCCTTAACACAGCATTGTTGCCAGACCAGGTATTGGGTGTAGCGTTTGAGTATACTTTCAATGGTAAAACCTATAAAGTAGGTGAGCTGCTGGAAGATTACCAGAACCTGCAGGATGAGCAAGTAATACACATGAAGTTGCTAAAAGCAACAAATCCATCTTTAGAGTACCCAACCTGGGACCTGATGATGAAAAACGTGTATAGCCTGGATGCCACCCAGGTGAACCGCGAAAACTTTCAGCTTCGGGTTGTTTACAAAGATGACCAGACTGGCGTGGATATATCTGCCCTTACAGAGCAAAGCCCGATACAGGGTGTGCCATTGGTTGAGGTATTTAATCTGGATAACGTAAACACCAACAATGACAAACCGAATGATGGTAATTTCGACTTTCTGCAAGGTATAACTATAGATCCGGAAACTGGCCGTATTTACTTCCCTCAAGTAGAGCCGTTTGGTGATTACCTGCGCCAGCAACTACAGGGCGACCCTGAATTGGCAGAAAAATATGTGTTTGAAGAACTATATAACCAGACACAAACCGACGCCCAGCAGAACAACGCTAAAGCAAAGTTTTTCCTGACAGGACGTTTACAGGCAACATCAGCAGATGAAATTGTGCTACCCGGCTTCAGAATCGCGGAAGGTTCTGTGGCAGTTTATTCCGGTGGAACGCGACTAACAGAAGGCACAGACTACCAGGTTTTCTATGACCTTGGTCGTATCAAGATCCTGAACCCAAGCTATATCAGCTCCGCCAGCGACCTTCGCGTTACTTATGAGAAAGCCGAACTGCTGAACATACAACCACGCGCCCTGCTTGGTGCCCGCTTCGATTATCGCCTGACAGATGATATTAACCTTGGCGCAACTGTACTCCACCTGAGCGAGCAGCCTTACATTAATCGTGTAAGTATAGGCGACGAGCCAAGTAACAATACCATTTATGGTTTGGATATAAACCTGCAAAAAGAGTCGCGGTTCCTGACAAGGATGACGGATGCGCTACCGCTATTGCAGACGAAAGCACCTTCCAGCATCACGTTTAGCGGTGAATTTGCCCAATTAATTCCGGCGGCTACTGAATCGCCAGCCAACGAAGACGGTACTTCTTATATCGATGACTTTGAGGGTTCTGAAACGCCTTATAGTCTAGGTGGCTTCAGCAACAACGGCTGGCGACTGGCTTCTACCCCTGCTCCACTTATACCTGGCGAAGGCCTGGCTTATAGTTACAACCGCGCAAAACTGGCCTGGTATACGATAGATCAGATATTTTACCGCGATGCTGATGGGCTGAAACCAGATAATATTACTGACGAAGAACTTAAAAACCATTACGTACGTGGCGTGCCGCGTACAGAAATATTCCCTGGCCGCGACCCTGAAGTATCCAACACCTTTGAGTATACATTTGACCTGGCTTATTACCCACGCGAACGCGGCCAATACAACTATAATCCAAGCCTTACTTCACAAGGTTTGCTCTCAGGCGACCCAAAAGAGAACTGGGGTGGTGTGAGCCGCGAAATCACTTTTGACACCGACTTTGATAATGCCAATATAGAGTACATCGAATTTTGGATGATGGACCCATTCCTTACAGGGCAGTATGGCCGTAAAGATGCGCAGGGCAACCCTATCCAGAATAACACAGGCGGGGAGCTGGTATTTAACTTGGGAAGTATATCAGAAGACCTGCTGCGCGATAATCAGTATGCTTTCGAAAACGGATTACCAACTGAAGCAAACAGCCTGCAGAACATAAATGAAACGATCTGGGGCCGCATTACCACACAACAGTTCCTGACAGATGCTTTTACAGGTATACCGGGTGGCCGCCAGTTCCAGGATGTAGGTTTGGATGGTTTGAACGATGCTGCTGAAGCTGATTTCTTTAGAGCAAGTTTCCTTAACCAGATACCGGGCACACCACCACAGACTATAGTTGATGACCCATCTGGGGATAATTTCCTGCATCATCTCGACCCGATCTACGATCAGCAGAATGCTGGTGTACTGGCCCGTTACAAAAACTTTAATGGCATGGATGGCAACTCACCTGAAAACAGCCAGTTTGCCAACTACGCCTTCCCGGATAAAGAAGACCTGAACCGCGATAACGTGATAAACGATGTGGAGCAGTATTATGAGTATAAGATCAACCTGCAACCCGGACAGCTGAATGTAGGCCAGAACTATGTTGTAGACCAGGTAACGCAAACTATAAACGGCGATCAGGTATCTTGGTACCAGTTCCGTATACCTGTGCGCCAGCCTACAGGCAACGTAGGCAACATCAGTGGCTTTAAATCGATCCGATTCATGCGTATGTACATGACCCAGTTCCAGGATCCGGTTGTACTGCGTATGGTTCAGTTCCAGTTTGTGGCTAACCAGTGGCGGGCTTTCCAGCAACCAATTACAGAAGGTCGCCCTTGCCTTACCTGTACCGACGATGCCCGCACGTTCACGATATCAACGGTTAATATTGAGGAAAACAGCCAAAATGTAGAAGGTAATATACCTTATGTAGTACCGCCAGGTATAGAGCGTTTACGTGACTATGCCTCTACCAACAACCGTCGCCAGAATGAGCAGTCGCTGCAGTTATGTGTAGAAGACCTGAAAGACTCTTTCTCAAAGGCTGTGTACAAGAACCTGTCGATCGACATGCTTATCTATAAGCGCCTGAAGATGTTTATACATGCCCAGACACAAGACCCGAATACACAAAGTGGCGATGCGCAGGCATTTGTTAGAATAGGTACAGACTTTACACAGAACTACTACGAGTATGTAGTGCCGTTAACTATAACGCCACAGGGCAGCACATCGCCAAACGAGATCTGGCCTCAGGAAAACATGATAGATATTGCCCTGGAAGAACTGGTTAACGCAAAAGTTGCCCGTAACCGCATTGCAGGTTATAATAAAACCATACCTTATGAAGTACAGCTGGGCAATGGCAAGATCATCCGTGTAGTTGGTAACCCTGATTTCAGTGAAGTACAAGGTGTGATGATCGGTATGCGCAACCCAACGCAGGAAGGAACAGATGCACGGCCTCACTCGCTGTGTATGTGGGTAGATGAACTCCGTGTTACAGACTTTAAGAACAGTACCGGCTGGGCTGCTAACGCACGCCTGAATACTAAGCTCGCTGACTTTGCCAACGTTACGGCTACAGGTGCTTATACTACTGTAGGCTTTGGCGGATTGCAGCAAAAATTAGCACAGCGTGCCCGTGAAAATACAGCCCTGTTTGATGTAAGCGCCAACGTTGTAGCAGATAAATTTTTGCCGGAAAAAACAGGGATAAAAATACCACTATCTGTACAGTACGGTACTTTAAACAGCGAACCGCAGTTCGACCCGCTGGATAAAGACGTACCACTGGAGCAGTCCTTATCCCGTTTTGACTCTAAGGAAGCACGAGATGAATACAGGAAAGAAGTAACCACCCGCGAAACCCGGAAAAGCTTTAGTTTGCTGAACGTACGGAAAGAACGTACTAATCCAAATGATAAGATACGCCCTTACGATATCGAGAACATATCATTGAGTTATGCATATGCAGAGCGCTTATTTACAGATATTGAGACCGACCGCGACTTTACAAAAACCTATACCGGTGGCATAGCTTATACTTATACAAACCCAACCACCAGAAACTACGCACCTTTTGAGAAGAGACAGGGGCTGAACTCGCCCTACCTGCGCCTGATAAAGGATCTGAACTTTACTCCGTTACCAAGTAGCTTTGCTTTCCGGGCTGACCTGGACCGCCGCTACAACGAGACTTTCCTGCAGCGCCGTGACCCTGTTACCGGCCTTACTACTACCCGGGGCATTGAGCCAACATTCCAGAAGTACTTCTACTTCAACAGAATTTATGACATGAAGTGGGATATTACCAAAAGCCTGTCTTTAGACTATACAGCTACTAACCGTGCTATAGTAGATGAACCGGATGACAGAATTAACAATGAGATTGACTCACTGAAGTATAAAAATGAGATTATCTGGGAAAACCTCAGACGCGGCGGCCGTAATACAAACTTTAACCAGTTGATCGCTCTGAACTATAAACTGCCACTGGACAAGTTTCCGCTGATTGACTGGATAGGTGCTGAAACACGTTATGCTGCTACCTACATCTGGACGGCAGGTTCTACTGCCCTGAATAACGACGATGACTTCAGGCTAGGAAACACAGCAGAAAACAACAAAGAGTTTACAGTAAATGGGCGCCTAGACCTGGTTAAACTATACAACAAGGTGAAGTTCCTGAAAAATGCGAATAACCCTGGTGCACCAGTGCCTGTTCGTGCAGCCAACGATACAACAGCAAGATCAGGATCAGATAATAAGGTAGTAAACTCTGTTGCCAGGTTCCTGATGATGGCTCGCTCCGTTAACTTTACCTATCTACAAAACAAAGGCACTATGTTACCGGGATATCTGCCAAGCACTAAGTTCTTTGGCCTTGAAAATGGTTTTGATGCCCCTGGCCTGCCGTTTATACTTGGTAAGCAGTACGATCTGGATGAACTATACAACCGTGCCGAGCGCAATGGCTGGTACACCGATAGCAGCCAGTACCTGAACACACCGCTCAGCGCCATACTTACAGAGTCGTTTACAGCGCGTGCCAACCTGGAGCCTTTTAGAGCTTTTAATATTCAAATAGACGTAACCCGTAATAAATCTGAGATTGACGAAGTATTTTACCGCAAAGAGTTTGATGACTTCGGTAATTTAAGTGATGAAGCACAACGTCAGAACCCGATCACGACAGGCGCGTTCAGCACTTCTTTTATGGCGCTGGGTACTTTGTTTGAGTCAGGTGAAGCAGGCGTTTCTGAAGCATTTGAGAACTACATTCGCTATCGCTATAACATCCGAGAAAAGCTGGCTAATGCTAACCCGGCGGCAGGCACTGAAGGTTATACATTAAACTCACAGGATGTATTGATGAACGCCTTCCTGTTTGCGTACCAGGGCCGTGAGGTGAATGGTTACAAAGCAGAATCGAAGAATCCGTTCAGTAGGTTGCCTATCCCTAACTGGCGCGTAGACTATAACGGTTTATCTAACCTGCCATTCTTCCAGCAGTGGTTCAGCCAGGTAAACTTAACACATGCTTATAACTCAACTTACAACATAACCAACTTTACTACTTCGCTGGCTTACGAAACAGAACCGAATGGCTTCCCGACGCAGATAAATGAATTTGGCCAGGTTATTCCTTACTATATCGTAACGCAGCTTACTGTTTCAGAAAGACTGGCGCCATTATTAGGTGTGAACTTCCGTACTAAAACCAATTTAACAGGTCGCCTGGAGTATAAAGTGGAACGTAACCTATCGCTGAACCTGACCAATGCCCAGATAACTGAAACCAATGTGAAGGATTATGTAATAGGCCTGGGGTATGCCACTACTAACTTCCGTATTCCGATCCGGATAGGTGGCGAGCGCAAAGTACTTGAAAATGAACTGAACATGCGCCTGGATTTCTCGGTAAGAGACAACCAGACAGTGCAGCGTGCTATTGCCCGCGATGATCAGGGTAACGAAACAAGCCAAAACCAGATCACAAACGGTACGCGCCAACTGCAGCTTCGCCCAACTATAGATTACCTTATAAGCGAACGTGTAAACATTCAGTTCTATGTATTGCGTACCGTATCGGACCCTAAAATTTCAACTTCGTTCCGAAACAGTGTAACCGAAGGCGGCATTCAACTGCGAGTTAGTTTGCAATAA
- the gcvH gene encoding glycine cleavage system protein GcvH, whose translation MNLPENLKYTKDHEWVRIEGDVAYVGITDFAQSELGDIVYVDIDTVDKQISKEDVFGTVEAVKTVSDLFSPLSGTVQEFNEKLEASPELVNSDPYGDGWIIKMSVENNSEVDELLTAAAYRELIGQ comes from the coding sequence ATGAATTTACCTGAGAACCTGAAGTATACAAAAGACCACGAGTGGGTACGCATCGAAGGTGATGTAGCATATGTAGGCATCACTGATTTTGCACAAAGCGAGCTGGGCGATATCGTTTATGTAGACATCGACACTGTAGATAAGCAGATCAGCAAAGAAGATGTATTTGGTACTGTAGAAGCTGTAAAAACAGTATCTGACCTGTTCAGCCCACTAAGCGGTACTGTACAGGAGTTCAACGAAAAACTGGAAGCTAGCCCGGAACTAGTAAACTCTGATCCTTATGGCGATGGCTGGATCATTAAAATGTCTGTTGAAAACAATTCTGAAGTGGATGAGCTACTTACTGCTGCCGCTTACCGTGAACTTATAGGTCAGTAA
- a CDS encoding VanZ family protein: MPSVSVWDLFSFDGFAHAVMFALLCFLMIVGMSKQYTFPKLKHSSIRISFFISTMFGIAIEILQFSVVPGRSAEIMDIVSNTIGCLIGIIVFRWIYIW, encoded by the coding sequence ATGCCTTCGGTCTCTGTCTGGGACCTTTTTTCCTTCGATGGCTTTGCGCACGCCGTAATGTTCGCGTTACTATGCTTCCTGATGATCGTGGGCATGTCCAAGCAATATACTTTCCCGAAACTGAAGCATTCCTCCATCCGGATCTCCTTCTTTATTTCAACGATGTTCGGTATCGCCATTGAGATACTGCAATTTTCAGTAGTACCTGGCCGAAGTGCTGAAATAATGGATATAGTAAGCAACACTATTGGCTGCCTGATCGGGATCATTGTATTCCGGTGGATCTACATCTGGTAG
- a CDS encoding M28 family metallopeptidase, protein MKLLLRLLLPVLCLCVLQLHAQDMPRVRQTIDTLTSPYFHGRGYIFDGDAKAANYIHDRYKAAGLKPISDTYFQEFSMPVNRVTQTPELAVNGHKLIPGTDFVANAQTAAGKGKATIVYLDTLVFTNDAAAQQFFSQSFRKKTLVYPQHYRKQVWELPEAYLQKVLEAKLHIILQPKALMTTVAARPATVPIVEVKKDVWPATAQKVKYKLVSEFTPAHKTQNVIAFIPGTAQPDSFIVFSAHYDHLGGQGKDVYFPGANDNASGTTMLLELAAHYSKPQNQPKYSMAFMAFAAEEAGLLGSVYYTDHPLFPLQNIRFLVNLDLLGTGDEGIMVVNGSIHPKEFSLLQTINSQENYLPQVKMRGRAANSDHYPFSERGVPAFFFYTLGGTAAYHNTQDHSRQLPLTKFKEVFRLITDFAKALQPR, encoded by the coding sequence ATGAAGCTACTTCTCCGTTTACTCCTGCCTGTACTTTGCCTGTGTGTTTTACAACTGCACGCACAGGATATGCCTCGCGTACGCCAAACTATAGATACGCTTACAAGCCCTTACTTCCATGGTCGTGGTTACATTTTTGATGGGGATGCCAAAGCAGCCAACTACATCCACGACAGGTATAAAGCAGCTGGATTAAAACCAATCAGCGATACATACTTCCAGGAGTTTTCAATGCCTGTAAACCGGGTAACACAAACGCCGGAGCTTGCTGTAAATGGGCACAAACTTATACCCGGAACTGATTTTGTTGCCAATGCTCAGACAGCTGCCGGCAAAGGGAAAGCCACTATAGTTTACCTCGACACGCTGGTGTTTACGAATGATGCAGCCGCTCAGCAGTTCTTTTCGCAAAGCTTTCGCAAAAAGACTCTTGTATATCCTCAGCATTACAGAAAGCAAGTATGGGAGTTACCGGAGGCTTATTTGCAGAAAGTATTGGAAGCAAAACTGCATATTATACTTCAGCCCAAAGCGCTGATGACCACCGTAGCCGCCAGGCCAGCAACAGTACCAATTGTAGAAGTAAAGAAAGATGTATGGCCTGCCACTGCTCAGAAAGTAAAGTATAAATTAGTGTCAGAGTTTACGCCGGCACATAAAACACAGAATGTTATAGCATTTATACCTGGCACAGCACAACCAGATTCTTTTATAGTTTTCTCTGCACATTACGATCATTTAGGTGGCCAGGGAAAGGATGTATACTTCCCAGGAGCAAACGACAATGCCAGCGGCACAACCATGCTGCTGGAACTGGCAGCACATTACAGCAAACCCCAGAATCAGCCTAAGTATAGTATGGCTTTCATGGCTTTTGCTGCCGAAGAAGCAGGTTTGCTGGGCTCGGTATACTACACCGATCATCCACTCTTCCCCCTCCAAAACATCCGTTTCCTCGTAAATTTGGATTTGTTAGGCACCGGCGACGAAGGCATAATGGTTGTAAATGGCAGCATTCACCCAAAAGAGTTTAGCTTATTACAAACTATAAATTCACAAGAGAACTACCTGCCCCAGGTTAAAATGCGTGGCAGGGCCGCCAACTCCGACCATTACCCTTTTTCAGAGCGTGGGGTGCCGGCTTTCTTCTTTTATACCTTGGGTGGTACTGCTGCTTACCACAATACACAAGACCACAGCCGCCAGCTTCCGCTTACAAAATTCAAAGAAGTTTTCAGGTTGATCACTGATTTTGCCAAGGCACTGCAGCCCAGATAA